One Salmo salar chromosome ssa01, Ssal_v3.1, whole genome shotgun sequence DNA window includes the following coding sequences:
- the LOC106571134 gene encoding zinc finger protein 883 isoform X1 → MATSYNMFQSETTSIMAVVVETAITEICQFLRVVPNSYNPERELCTIMNLVTGEAIRKIYQLFLVASSSLQNENVKLKTKVAQMTQMFENNTQPGPANFCSKPTETSSLENDSSLGDTDGLNTDFSPRDTESNVEHMRAALPEGNGRDSHESQKNSNTNKRTRSKETKRFKCDICEKTFSQNKRLIQHKLTHTRPFKCDVCEKTFSREGSLESHTLTHTKPFKCDDCDKTFSRNRLLVRHKLIHTGERPFACGQCGKTFTMSKQLEHHMLRHREKTFSCKICGNTFFTKKDLKRHHLVHAVERPFKCLTCGKGFTKRKLLIEHERIHTGEKPYSCAVCGKSYTQSGGLSYHMRTHTGERPHSCSECGKRFITKSSLEKHKVIHTGQKPFTCETCGAAFGHKGNLVRHQVLHTGERPYKCKVCGKSYLQSTLLKAHMHRHGATKPFMCDLCGKTFTYNFLMRRHHLKWHTAEGEKQKEREIKERTRERTARRAGTSTKPFSCDVCLNGFSSMLTLKNHQRIHTGQKQYSCSICGKTFAYKHTFDYHMRLHSGVKPYACKYCEKKFVLRQALEGHERIHTGEKPFKCSYCDKTFAVNTNLKRHERVHTGEKPFKCDICGRGFGQANNVKAHMQVHTGVRPHYCKRCGKGFSDIRHYKNHSCNGVAVPHDQSNKSSDRTFRSRKGEMR, encoded by the exons ATGGCTACATCTTACAATATGTTTCAGTCAGAAACAACATCGATTATGGCCGTTGTCGTCGAGACGGCAATTACAGAAATTTGTCAATTTTTGCGCGTCGTGCCAAACTCGTACAATCCGGAGAGAGAG CTTTGCACAATTATGAATCTGGTGACGGGAGAGGCTATTCGTAAAATCTACCAACTATTCCTAGTGGCTTCCTCGAGTTTACAAAATGAGAACGTGAAACTGAAGACCAAGGTCGCGCAGATGACCCAGATGTTTGAAAACAATACACAGCCTG GTCCTGCAAATTTTTGCAGCAAACCCACAGAGACATCTTCATTGGAGAATGACTCCTCTCTGGGAGACACAGATGGACTGAATACAGACTTCTCCCCAAGAGACACTGAATCCAACGTTGAGCATATGAGAGCTGCTCTGCCTGAGGGCAACGGGAGAGACAGCCATGAAAGCCAGAAAAACAGCAATACTAATAAAAGGACACGATCCAAAGAAACCAAACGCTTCAAGTGTGATATTTGTGAGAAGACCTTCAGCCAGAACAAACGGCTAATACAACACAAGCTAACTCACACAAGACCCTTCAAGTGTGATGTTTGTGAAAAGACCTTCAGCAGGGAAGGGTCACTGGAATCTCACACGCTAACTCACACAAAACCCTTCAAGTGTGATGATTGTGACAAGACCTTCAGCCGGAATCGCTTGCTGGTACGTCACAAGctaattcacacaggagagaggccaTTCGCTTGTGGTCAATGTGGCAAAACATTCACAATGTCTAAGCAGCTTGAACATCACATGTTGCGTCACAGAGAAAAAACGTTCAGTTGCAAAATCTGTGGAAATACATTCTTTACCAAAAAAGATCTGAAACGACATCACCTTGTTCATGCAGTGGAGAGACCGTTCAAGTGCCTGActtgtggaaagggttttacaaaAAGGAAACTGCTTATCGAGCACGAGAGAATCCACACCGGTGAAAAACCATACAGCTGTGCTGTATGTGGAAAGAGTTACACACAGAGTGGTGGCCTGAGTTATCATATGCGAACACATACAGGTGAACGTCCGCATTCATGCTCAGAGTGTGGTAAGCGCTTTATAACTAAATCCAGCCTTGAAAAGCACAAGGTAATCCATACAGGGCAGAAGCCATTTACATGCGAGACATGTGGAGCTGCTTTCGGCCATAAAGGAAACCTTGTGAGACACCAAGTGCTTCACACAGGGGAGAGACCATACAAATGTAAAGTGTGTGGGAAAAGCTACCTTCAGTCCACCCTCTTAAAAGCTCACATGCACCGTCATGGGGCAACCAAACCATTTATGTGTGACCTATGTGGAAAGACTTTTACGTACAATTTTCTAATGAGACGACACCATCTAAAATGGCACACAGCTGAAGGAGAGAAGCAGAAAGAACGAGAGataaaagagagaacgagagagagaaccgCCAGGAGAGCGGGAACCTCAACAAAGCCATTCAGTTGCGACGTGTGTTTGAACGGCTTCAGCTCCATGCTAACTCTGAAAAACCATCAACGAATTCACACGGGACAAAAGCAATATTCTTGTTCCATTTGTGGAAAGACCTTTGCCTATAAACATACTTTTGACTATCACATGAGACTTCACAGTGGAGTGAAGCCCTACGCTTGTAAATACTGTGAAAAGAAATTTGTTCTTAGGCAAGCTCTCGAAGGACATGAGCGAATCCATACAGGTGAAAAGCCCTTCAAATGCAGTTATTGTGACAAGACATTTGCAGTCAACACCAATCTCAAAAGGCATGAGCGAGTCCACACGGGAGAGAAGCCATTCAAATGTGACATCTGTGGGAGAGGTTTCGGCCAAGCCAACAACGTCAAAGCCCACATGCAAGTCCACACTGGAGTTAGGCCTCATTATTGCAAGAGATGTGGAAAGGGCTTTTCTGACATAAGACACTACAAAAACCATAGCTGTAATGGTGTGGCAGTGCCACACGATCAGTCGAACAAATCTTCTGACCGCACTTTCAGAAGTAGAAAAGGAGAAATGCGGTAG
- the LOC106571134 gene encoding F-box/WD repeat-containing protein 2 isoform X2 — translation MEKAVFEGWLESVSASFLSLSDQQRNQSLDQLISLSNAVQLRHLSNGLEALLKRDFLRLLPLELTFYLLRWLDPQTLLTCCLVCKQWNKVISACTEVWQGVCRDLGWRIDDSIQDASHWKGVYLKAKLRMMQLKNQEAFETSSLIGHSARVYALYYKDGLLCTGSDDLSAKLWDVRTGQCIYGIQTHTCATVKFDEQKLVTGSFDNTIACWEWSTGAKIQQFRGHTGAVFSVDYNDDLDTLVSGSADFSVKVWALSAGACLNTLTGHTEWVTKVILQKSEVESMVHCPGDYILLSADKFEIKVWPIGREINCKCLKTLSVSEDRGVCLQPRLQFDGRYIVCSSDLGVYQWDFASFDILRVIKTQEPTNLSLLSFGEVFSLLFDTDFLYVMDLRTEKITGRWPLPAYRKSKRGSSFLPGVTSWLNGLDGRNDSGLVFATSMPDHSIHLVLWKENTTRGETYDG, via the exons ATGGAGAAGGCGGTCTTTGAGGGGTGGCTGGAGTCAGTCTCCGCCTCTTTCCTCTCGCTTAGTGACCAGCAGCGCAACCAGTCCCTGGACCAGCTCATCTCGCTGAGTAATGCTGTCCAGCTCCGGCACCTGTCCAATGGGCTGGAGGCGCTGCTTAAGAGGGACTTCCTGCGCCTGTTGCCCCTGGAGCTCACTTTCTACCTGTTGCGGTGGCTGGACCCGCAGACCCTGCTTACCTGCTGCCTGGTGTGCAAGCAGTGGAACAAG GTGATCAGCGCGTGCACAGAGGTGTGGCAGGGCGTGTGTCGGGACCTGGGCTGGCGCATCGACGACTCCATCCAGGATGCGTCCCACTGGAAGGGTGTCTACCTCAAGGCCAAGCTGCGCATGATGCAGCTGAAGAACCAGGAGGCGTTTGAGACGTCGTCGCTCATCGGGCACAGTGCGCGCGTCTACGCCCTCTACTACAAGGATGGCCTTCTCTGCACAG GCTCTGATGACCTTTCTGCCAAACTGTGGGACGTACGCACCGGGCAGTGCATCTACGGCATTCAGACGCACACCTGTGCCACGGTGAAGTTTGATGAGCAGAAGCTGGTGACTGGTTCCTTTGACAACACCATCGCCTGTTGGGAGTGGAGCACGGGGGCCAAGATCCAGCAGTTCCGTGGGCACACGGGTGCAG TGTTTAGTGTGGACTACAATGATGATCTGGACACACTGGTGAGCGGCTCGGCCGACTTCTCTGTGAAGGTGTGGGCGCTGTCGGCAGGCGCTTGCCTCAACACCCTGACGGGACACACCGAGTGGGTCACCAAG GTGATTCTCCAGAAGAGTGAAGTAGAGTCCATGGTCCACTGTCCTGGCGACTACATCCTGTTGAGTGCTGATAAATTTGAAATAAAG GTTTGGCCTATAGGCAGGGAAATCAACTGCAAGTGTTTGAAGACCCTGTCCGTGTCAGAGGACCGCGGTGTGTGTCTGCAGCCTCGCCTGCAGTTTGATGGCCGCTACATTGTCTGTAGCTCGGATCTGGGGGTCTACCAGTGGGACTTTGCCAGCTTCGATATCCTCAG GGTCATCAAAACGCAGGAACCTACCAACCTCTCCCTGCTCAGCTTTGGTGAGGTGTTCTCGCTCCTCTTTGACACCGACTTCCTGTATGTCATGGATCTGAGGACAGAAAAAATAACTGGCCGCTGGCCCCTGCCCGCCTACAGGAAGTCCAAACGAGGCTCCAGCTTCCTGCCGGGAGTCACCTCCTGGCTCAATGGGCTGGATGGGAGAAATGACTCTGGTCTCGTGTTCGCCACCAGCATGCCCGATCATAGCATTCACTTGGTTCTGTGGAAGGAAAACACCACTAGAGGTGAAACCTACGATGGCTAG
- the LOC106571134 gene encoding F-box/WD repeat-containing protein 2 isoform X3 has product MMQLKNQEAFETSSLIGHSARVYALYYKDGLLCTGSDDLSAKLWDVRTGQCIYGIQTHTCATVKFDEQKLVTGSFDNTIACWEWSTGAKIQQFRGHTGAVFSVDYNDDLDTLVSGSADFSVKVWALSAGACLNTLTGHTEWVTKVILQKSEVESMVHCPGDYILLSADKFEIKVWPIGREINCKCLKTLSVSEDRGVCLQPRLQFDGRYIVCSSDLGVYQWDFASFDILRVIKTQEPTNLSLLSFGEVFSLLFDTDFLYVMDLRTEKITGRWPLPAYRKSKRGSSFLPGVTSWLNGLDGRNDSGLVFATSMPDHSIHLVLWKENTTRGETYDG; this is encoded by the exons ATGATGCAGCTGAAGAACCAGGAGGCGTTTGAGACGTCGTCGCTCATCGGGCACAGTGCGCGCGTCTACGCCCTCTACTACAAGGATGGCCTTCTCTGCACAG GCTCTGATGACCTTTCTGCCAAACTGTGGGACGTACGCACCGGGCAGTGCATCTACGGCATTCAGACGCACACCTGTGCCACGGTGAAGTTTGATGAGCAGAAGCTGGTGACTGGTTCCTTTGACAACACCATCGCCTGTTGGGAGTGGAGCACGGGGGCCAAGATCCAGCAGTTCCGTGGGCACACGGGTGCAG TGTTTAGTGTGGACTACAATGATGATCTGGACACACTGGTGAGCGGCTCGGCCGACTTCTCTGTGAAGGTGTGGGCGCTGTCGGCAGGCGCTTGCCTCAACACCCTGACGGGACACACCGAGTGGGTCACCAAG GTGATTCTCCAGAAGAGTGAAGTAGAGTCCATGGTCCACTGTCCTGGCGACTACATCCTGTTGAGTGCTGATAAATTTGAAATAAAG GTTTGGCCTATAGGCAGGGAAATCAACTGCAAGTGTTTGAAGACCCTGTCCGTGTCAGAGGACCGCGGTGTGTGTCTGCAGCCTCGCCTGCAGTTTGATGGCCGCTACATTGTCTGTAGCTCGGATCTGGGGGTCTACCAGTGGGACTTTGCCAGCTTCGATATCCTCAG GGTCATCAAAACGCAGGAACCTACCAACCTCTCCCTGCTCAGCTTTGGTGAGGTGTTCTCGCTCCTCTTTGACACCGACTTCCTGTATGTCATGGATCTGAGGACAGAAAAAATAACTGGCCGCTGGCCCCTGCCCGCCTACAGGAAGTCCAAACGAGGCTCCAGCTTCCTGCCGGGAGTCACCTCCTGGCTCAATGGGCTGGATGGGAGAAATGACTCTGGTCTCGTGTTCGCCACCAGCATGCCCGATCATAGCATTCACTTGGTTCTGTGGAAGGAAAACACCACTAGAGGTGAAACCTACGATGGCTAG